A DNA window from Rubripirellula tenax contains the following coding sequences:
- a CDS encoding outer membrane protein assembly factor BamB family protein — MFQRLRLCSRQGFMSLAWVCLASLPAFADDWPAWRGVEGNNHSAAGAEAPLKWNLQSGDNIAWKTPIPGRGHSTPVVVDDGIFLTTAQADAQTQSLIKFDRQSGRMIDQWVLHRGTLPANIHGNNSYASPTPAFDGEHLFVSFHTNDAIWLTKITTSGRVVWQNRVAAFEPKLFQFGYGASPIVENGLVIVAAEYDGPDSGLYALDARTGKPVWKVARPSNLNFASPIAATIVGQRQILLAGAEMFASYDPNTGKVIWSVDSTTEAICGTAVWDGRRVMVSGGNPASGTWCISGDGSNTELWSNRVKCYEQSLLAITNYVFAIADNGVAYCWRTEDGKEMWKERLFGGGISSSPTLVGDHLYIATEAGQVFVIKASPNRFEPIAENPTGDSIFATPVPVDGRLYLRTGVGAGANRQEYLVAVGRVSPN; from the coding sequence ATGTTCCAACGTCTCAGGTTGTGTTCACGGCAAGGGTTCATGTCGCTGGCATGGGTTTGCCTTGCGAGCTTACCAGCATTCGCCGACGACTGGCCGGCGTGGCGTGGCGTCGAAGGCAACAACCACAGCGCGGCGGGCGCCGAAGCTCCGCTGAAATGGAATCTTCAATCGGGTGACAACATCGCCTGGAAGACGCCCATCCCCGGACGCGGTCACTCGACGCCCGTGGTGGTCGACGACGGCATCTTTTTGACGACCGCCCAGGCGGATGCCCAGACTCAGTCGTTGATCAAGTTCGATCGGCAAAGCGGACGCATGATCGACCAATGGGTGCTGCATCGCGGCACGCTTCCCGCCAACATCCACGGCAACAACTCTTACGCGTCACCGACACCCGCATTCGACGGCGAGCATCTTTTCGTCAGCTTCCATACCAACGATGCGATCTGGTTGACCAAAATCACGACATCAGGAAGAGTTGTTTGGCAAAACCGGGTCGCCGCGTTCGAACCAAAGCTTTTTCAATTCGGCTACGGCGCCAGCCCCATCGTCGAGAACGGTTTGGTGATCGTTGCGGCGGAGTACGACGGGCCGGACAGCGGCCTCTACGCGCTCGATGCGCGAACGGGAAAACCGGTATGGAAAGTGGCTCGCCCCAGCAATTTGAATTTTGCTTCGCCGATTGCCGCAACGATTGTCGGGCAACGACAAATCCTGTTGGCCGGCGCCGAGATGTTCGCGTCCTATGATCCCAACACCGGGAAAGTCATCTGGTCGGTCGACTCGACGACCGAAGCGATCTGTGGAACGGCCGTTTGGGACGGGCGACGCGTGATGGTCAGCGGTGGTAATCCCGCGTCGGGAACTTGGTGTATTAGCGGCGACGGATCGAACACCGAATTGTGGAGCAACCGCGTCAAGTGTTATGAACAGTCGCTGCTGGCCATCACCAATTATGTGTTCGCCATCGCCGACAATGGCGTTGCCTATTGTTGGCGGACCGAAGACGGCAAAGAGATGTGGAAAGAACGATTGTTCGGGGGCGGGATCAGTTCGTCGCCGACACTGGTGGGCGATCACCTCTACATCGCCACCGAAGCGGGCCAAGTTTTCGTCATCAAGGCGTCGCCCAATCGGTTCGAACCGATCGCGGAAAACCCCACGGGCGATTCGATTTTTGCGACGCCGGTGCCCGTCGACGGTCGGCTGTATCTGCGAACAGGTGTCGGTGCGGGAGCGAATCGCCAGGAATATTTGGTCGCGGTCGGCCGAGTCTCACCAAATTAG
- a CDS encoding acyltransferase family protein gives MNSPPSPTPIPTVTVDRKISIDAYRGMVMFLMLAEMLRLDRLAEHFPNVKFFQWIQFHTTHVAWEGCSLHDLIQPGFTFLVGVAMPFSIASRIKRGGSTKSMLLHAAWRSVALVLLGIVLRSLAYDQTNYTFDDTLTQIGLGYFFVFLIALAPRWVHYASAAAILILFWVAFSISPAPPADFDYPAVGVPTDWPHHYEGFASRWNKNSNLSWRFDVWFMNLFPRPEPFTHADGGYATLSFFPTMATMIFGLIAGLWLKEPLDLKARWIRFGGAIVFGFAIAFLLQWTGICPNVKRIWTPTFALFSGAWCMTWLFALHLICDVGRWQGWTFPFVVIGANSILIYVMSWTLEEPIHEFLHRHFGEGLFEVFGRSYSGGLIGAATMAIMFAVLLWLYRKRVFIKI, from the coding sequence ATGAATTCGCCTCCTTCGCCAACACCGATTCCGACCGTCACTGTGGATCGAAAAATCAGCATTGATGCCTATCGTGGCATGGTGATGTTTTTGATGCTGGCGGAAATGCTGCGCCTGGATCGTTTGGCCGAACATTTTCCGAACGTCAAGTTCTTTCAGTGGATTCAATTTCACACCACCCACGTCGCCTGGGAAGGCTGTTCGCTTCACGATTTGATTCAACCAGGGTTCACGTTCTTGGTCGGAGTGGCGATGCCTTTTTCCATCGCCAGCCGCATCAAACGCGGTGGTTCGACCAAATCGATGTTGTTGCACGCCGCGTGGCGATCGGTCGCGCTGGTGTTGCTCGGCATCGTGCTGAGGTCACTGGCATACGACCAAACGAACTACACCTTTGACGATACGCTGACCCAAATCGGGCTGGGATACTTCTTCGTCTTTCTGATCGCGTTGGCCCCTCGTTGGGTTCATTACGCGTCTGCGGCCGCCATCTTGATTCTGTTTTGGGTTGCGTTTTCCATTTCGCCGGCGCCCCCGGCTGACTTTGACTATCCGGCGGTGGGTGTGCCGACGGACTGGCCTCATCACTACGAAGGATTCGCGTCACGGTGGAACAAAAACAGCAACCTGTCATGGCGTTTTGACGTCTGGTTCATGAACCTGTTCCCCCGCCCTGAACCATTCACACATGCTGACGGTGGCTATGCGACGCTCTCCTTTTTTCCGACGATGGCGACGATGATCTTTGGATTGATCGCGGGGTTATGGTTGAAAGAACCGCTCGACTTGAAAGCCCGCTGGATTCGCTTCGGGGGCGCCATTGTGTTTGGGTTTGCGATCGCCTTCCTGTTGCAGTGGACCGGCATTTGCCCCAACGTTAAACGCATTTGGACGCCAACGTTCGCATTGTTCAGTGGCGCTTGGTGTATGACATGGCTGTTCGCACTCCACCTGATTTGCGATGTCGGGCGATGGCAGGGGTGGACGTTTCCTTTCGTCGTCATCGGCGCCAATTCCATTTTGATCTACGTGATGAGTTGGACACTGGAAGAACCGATTCACGAATTTTTGCATCGCCATTTTGGTGAAGGCCTCTTCGAAGTCTTCGGACGCTCGTACTCCGGTGGACTGATCGGTGCCGCAACCATGGCAATCATGTTTGCGGTCCTGTTGTGGCTCTATCGCAAACGTGTCTTCATCAAGATTTAG
- a CDS encoding tetratricopeptide repeat protein yields MKPTTQTRRILLSTIIVGAAITAGGCSSGGFPMASMNPFARTAPTDMGATATETIAATENGATSKVKAMTVSTKNAIGKTANAMTSVFRRKTDETADQLAETDPLRLDNKPDKVDAEVFVANGQLWESTGDYGKAMESYTKALESTPNHPQAVTAIARLHFRQGNLPEAAKSFQTAIAQSPQDAGLYNDLGLTLSKMGNHAGAVATLERSLQLAPGTSRYANNLASVRFESGDAASAMKVLAQNNKPAVAHFNMAYLYFKAGQMPQAQSQIAEAMKFESDAVSDPAVGRAIERSREMLAQISASSGTVAQAAPKSNVGNAQYAGTYQPTIQPTGQTGAPGVTIPTIKTTASVAPATPKPPTQNPITPNPLAGKASAPAMASIAPPSAPPAKVEINVPATESSPSWTQAWNPNWQNDSTSTNSSTPNSATPSSTLKPTRPSEAKPPAIRPTEASPTPASTPAAKSGGFTFPE; encoded by the coding sequence GTGAAACCTACGACTCAAACACGCCGAATTCTACTTTCGACGATCATCGTCGGTGCCGCCATCACCGCAGGTGGCTGTTCCAGCGGTGGGTTTCCCATGGCTTCTATGAATCCGTTCGCTCGAACGGCACCGACGGACATGGGTGCAACGGCGACGGAGACAATCGCAGCGACGGAAAACGGCGCGACCAGCAAAGTCAAAGCCATGACTGTCAGCACCAAGAACGCGATCGGCAAAACTGCCAATGCGATGACCAGCGTCTTCCGACGTAAAACGGACGAGACCGCGGATCAACTCGCCGAAACGGACCCGCTGCGGTTGGACAACAAACCGGACAAGGTCGACGCCGAAGTCTTCGTCGCCAATGGTCAACTGTGGGAATCGACAGGCGACTACGGCAAGGCGATGGAAAGCTACACCAAGGCTTTGGAGAGCACGCCGAATCATCCTCAAGCCGTCACGGCCATCGCCCGTTTGCATTTCCGCCAAGGCAATTTACCGGAGGCCGCGAAGTCATTCCAAACGGCGATCGCTCAATCCCCGCAGGACGCCGGTCTCTACAACGATCTCGGTCTAACGCTTAGCAAGATGGGCAACCATGCCGGCGCGGTCGCGACGCTAGAACGATCGTTGCAGCTGGCACCGGGAACGTCCCGCTATGCCAACAATCTCGCCAGCGTTCGATTCGAATCGGGCGACGCGGCGTCGGCGATGAAGGTCTTGGCACAGAACAACAAGCCGGCCGTCGCGCACTTCAACATGGCGTATCTGTACTTCAAGGCAGGTCAAATGCCTCAGGCACAGAGCCAGATTGCCGAGGCAATGAAGTTTGAATCCGACGCCGTTTCGGACCCGGCCGTCGGACGCGCGATCGAACGATCTCGTGAGATGCTGGCCCAGATCAGCGCCAGTTCGGGCACCGTTGCCCAAGCCGCACCGAAATCGAACGTGGGCAATGCTCAGTACGCTGGAACGTATCAACCGACGATCCAGCCGACCGGCCAAACTGGCGCACCCGGTGTGACCATACCGACGATCAAGACGACGGCATCCGTGGCACCGGCGACACCGAAGCCGCCCACGCAGAATCCGATCACACCAAATCCGTTGGCAGGTAAAGCATCGGCGCCCGCGATGGCATCCATTGCTCCGCCATCGGCGCCTCCAGCGAAGGTCGAAATCAACGTGCCGGCAACCGAGTCATCACCGTCTTGGACGCAGGCTTGGAACCCAAACTGGCAAAACGATTCGACGTCAACGAATTCATCCACACCGAATTCGGCCACACCCAGTTCGACGCTGAAGCCGACTCGACCCAGCGAGGCTAAACCGCCGGCAATTCGTCCGACCGAGGCTTCGCCAACGCCCGCATCCACGCCAGCGGCGAAGAGCGGCGGGTTCACGTTTCCCGAGTAG
- a CDS encoding Gfo/Idh/MocA family protein codes for MRAGIVGVGFMGWIHYLAYQRSPAAEVVAFCSSNPAKRAGDWRSIQGNFGPPGEQIDVSGLNVYENFEDMLADDSIDVVDICLPPAMHAEAIRACLDFGKRCLCEKPLALDAATATDLAREATAANLAVAHILPLMPEFKILVDAAADGRFGKPVAGRFKRTIGPPDWIPDFYDADKVGGPLVDLHVHDAHLIRLLFGMPRAARTASHRRGGVPKFYETVFDFGDDSKVVSAGGGVIDSSARGFTHGYEVSFEAATIQYEFAGYADGSSALIPVTIMHNDGRVERPEFGDGDPVEAFVHEIDAVAKWIDNGEVSPFLDPTIAADALKICEMQLPDAE; via the coding sequence ATGCGTGCAGGAATTGTCGGCGTCGGCTTCATGGGCTGGATCCACTATCTAGCTTATCAACGTAGTCCCGCTGCCGAAGTGGTCGCATTTTGTTCCAGCAATCCCGCCAAGCGCGCCGGTGATTGGCGGTCCATTCAAGGGAATTTCGGACCACCCGGGGAACAGATCGATGTTTCAGGGTTGAATGTCTACGAAAATTTCGAAGACATGTTGGCCGACGATTCGATCGATGTCGTCGATATCTGTTTGCCACCGGCAATGCACGCCGAAGCGATCCGAGCGTGTTTGGATTTCGGCAAACGGTGCTTGTGCGAAAAGCCGCTCGCGCTCGATGCGGCGACGGCAACGGATTTGGCTCGCGAAGCAACCGCCGCCAATCTGGCCGTCGCCCACATTTTGCCGCTGATGCCAGAATTTAAAATCTTGGTTGACGCTGCGGCCGACGGGCGCTTCGGCAAACCCGTCGCGGGCCGATTCAAACGCACGATCGGACCGCCCGATTGGATTCCCGATTTTTACGATGCGGATAAGGTCGGTGGTCCGTTGGTCGATTTGCACGTGCATGACGCGCACTTGATTCGCTTGTTGTTCGGCATGCCCCGGGCGGCTCGCACCGCCAGCCATCGGCGCGGCGGGGTTCCCAAGTTTTATGAAACCGTGTTCGATTTCGGCGACGATTCAAAAGTCGTCTCTGCGGGCGGTGGCGTTATTGATTCGTCGGCGCGGGGGTTCACGCACGGGTATGAAGTCAGCTTTGAAGCGGCGACGATCCAGTACGAATTCGCCGGGTACGCCGACGGGTCGTCTGCACTGATTCCCGTCACGATCATGCACAACGACGGTCGCGTCGAACGGCCCGAATTTGGCGATGGCGATCCTGTTGAAGCGTTCGTTCACGAGATTGACGCAGTGGCCAAGTGGATCGACAACGGCGAAGTGTCGCCGTTTCTTGATCCGACCATCGCCGCAGACGCGCTGAAGATCTGCGAGATGCAGTTGCCTGACGCTGAATGA
- the rpsD gene encoding 30S ribosomal protein S4: MARYTGPKARVNRRLGILIYETAGAARALDRRPTPPGMHVRGRRPSNYGLALMEKQKIKHYYGLGERQLRRYFDAVSHKPGNTGELLLLMCERRLDNVVRRVGFTKTRPQARQGIGHGHFRVNGVKVTKPSYILRPGDIIELRGRENLKNLYRGVIANASPDALDWVSFDSENLKATVLGNPGASDISLPVDANSVVEFLSR, from the coding sequence ATGGCCCGCTATACCGGCCCGAAAGCTCGCGTCAACCGCCGTCTCGGTATTCTGATTTACGAAACTGCCGGTGCCGCTCGAGCACTGGACCGTCGACCCACACCTCCCGGGATGCACGTCCGCGGCCGCCGCCCGAGTAACTACGGTTTGGCGTTGATGGAGAAGCAAAAGATCAAGCACTATTACGGCTTGGGCGAACGTCAACTCCGTCGATACTTTGATGCCGTCAGCCACAAGCCGGGCAATACCGGCGAATTGTTGTTATTGATGTGCGAGCGTCGTTTGGACAACGTGGTCCGCCGAGTGGGATTCACCAAGACCCGTCCGCAAGCCCGCCAAGGCATCGGCCACGGACACTTCCGCGTCAACGGCGTCAAAGTCACCAAGCCCAGCTACATCCTGCGTCCTGGTGATATCATCGAACTTCGCGGTCGCGAAAACCTGAAGAACCTGTACCGCGGCGTGATCGCGAACGCTTCGCCGGACGCCCTGGATTGGGTTTCGTTCGATAGCGAGAACCTGAAAGCGACCGTGCTGGGCAACCCCGGCGCCAGCGACATCAGCTTGCCGGTGGACGCGAACAGCGTCGTCGAATTCCTGTCACGATAG
- the lpdA gene encoding dihydrolipoyl dehydrogenase, giving the protein MHSPVVVLGGGPGGYAAAFLAADEGLEVTIVESEPTLGGTCLLRGCIPSKALLHVAKVISEVADLGAEWGVEYAGGPKIDIDLVRARKDKVISNLTGGLGSLAKRRNVTIIRARGSFINSTTLKLDGDDASIPEGGQLTFDHCIVATGSVPAMPPAFDIGSDRVMDSTGALKLADIPETMLVIGGGYIGLEMGSVYAHLGSKVTVVEMTEMLLPGADRDLVKPLSKRIHKMCEDRVYLNTKVGSLTEDGDKIQVTFEGPGKFGREAFDRVLVSIGRRPVTKGLGLENTLVEVNPRGFIVCDKQQRTADPHILAIGDVAGDPMLAHKATHEGRVAAEVIAGKSSAFDKVAIPAVVFTDPEIAWAGLTEDEAKRDGIEVDVEVYPWAASGRAQALGITDGLTKWLVDPKTHRVVGCGIVGSGAGELIAEAVLAIEMGCEVHDITDSVHPHPTLSETLMNAGEVHYGTATEIFKPKKKKPVTTA; this is encoded by the coding sequence ATGCATTCGCCTGTAGTTGTTCTTGGTGGTGGTCCCGGTGGTTATGCAGCCGCGTTCTTGGCGGCCGACGAAGGCCTAGAAGTGACGATCGTCGAATCCGAACCGACGCTCGGCGGCACCTGCTTGCTTCGCGGATGCATCCCCAGCAAAGCCCTGCTTCACGTCGCCAAAGTGATCAGCGAAGTCGCCGACTTGGGTGCCGAGTGGGGCGTCGAGTACGCCGGCGGACCGAAGATCGATATCGATTTGGTTCGGGCTCGCAAGGACAAAGTCATCTCGAATTTGACAGGCGGACTGGGCAGTCTTGCCAAACGACGAAACGTCACGATCATCCGCGCCCGCGGCAGTTTTATCAACTCGACGACGCTGAAACTGGACGGCGATGACGCGTCGATCCCCGAGGGCGGCCAACTGACATTCGATCACTGCATCGTCGCCACCGGCAGCGTTCCCGCCATGCCGCCGGCGTTCGACATCGGCAGCGATCGGGTCATGGACAGCACCGGTGCTTTGAAATTGGCCGACATTCCCGAAACGATGTTGGTCATCGGTGGTGGTTACATCGGACTGGAAATGGGCAGCGTCTATGCTCACTTGGGTTCCAAAGTCACCGTCGTTGAGATGACGGAAATGTTGTTGCCCGGCGCCGATCGCGACTTGGTCAAACCGCTTTCTAAACGCATTCACAAAATGTGCGAAGACCGGGTGTACTTGAACACGAAAGTCGGTTCGCTAACCGAAGATGGTGACAAGATCCAGGTCACCTTCGAAGGTCCCGGCAAGTTCGGGCGAGAAGCGTTCGATCGCGTCTTGGTCAGCATTGGTCGCCGACCGGTCACCAAGGGACTCGGTCTGGAAAACACCCTCGTCGAAGTCAACCCGCGCGGCTTCATCGTTTGTGACAAGCAACAGCGCACGGCTGATCCGCACATCCTGGCCATCGGCGATGTCGCCGGCGATCCGATGTTGGCTCACAAGGCGACTCACGAAGGCCGCGTCGCAGCCGAAGTCATCGCGGGCAAGTCGTCGGCCTTTGACAAGGTCGCGATCCCGGCCGTCGTCTTCACCGACCCAGAAATCGCCTGGGCCGGATTGACCGAAGACGAAGCCAAACGCGACGGCATCGAAGTCGATGTCGAAGTCTATCCGTGGGCAGCCAGCGGTCGGGCCCAAGCCCTGGGTATCACCGACGGTTTGACCAAATGGTTGGTCGATCCGAAAACGCACCGCGTCGTCGGTTGCGGCATCGTCGGCAGCGGCGCGGGCGAATTGATCGCCGAAGCCGTTTTGGCGATCGAGATGGGATGCGAAGTCCATGACATCACCGATAGCGTCCACCCGCACCCGACGCTCAGCGAAACGTTGATGAATGCTGGTGAAGTGCACTACGGCACCGCGACCGAGATCTTCAAACCGAAGAAAAAAAAGCCAGTCACAACAGCTTAG
- the rnc gene encoding ribonuclease III has protein sequence MDGTDQDSKLAKCQDIIGYQFKDLSLLLSALTHASGASHRLASNERLEFLGDAVLGLVVCRWLFEEYPEYNEGDLTKIKSAVVSRRSCGKVAIQLGLDRCLIVGRGVTRNRSYPRSLVSDVFESVVAAMYLDGGDEIVRQRLKEWLADEVATAVETQGSNNFKSTLQQYAQRDLASTPVYRLVSESGPDHRKAFLISAVIAERQFPAAWGSNKKDAEQHAASNALAELHGLPLPFPDTDS, from the coding sequence ATGGATGGGACCGATCAAGATTCAAAGCTTGCTAAGTGCCAAGATATCATTGGCTACCAGTTCAAAGACCTGTCACTTCTGCTTTCCGCACTCACCCACGCCTCCGGTGCATCGCATCGGCTGGCGAGCAACGAGCGACTGGAATTCTTGGGTGATGCCGTCCTTGGGTTGGTCGTTTGCCGGTGGTTGTTTGAAGAATACCCCGAGTATAACGAAGGTGATTTGACCAAGATCAAGTCAGCCGTTGTCAGCCGACGATCGTGTGGCAAAGTCGCGATACAATTGGGTCTTGACCGATGCTTGATCGTCGGCCGCGGCGTCACGAGAAATCGCAGCTACCCCCGGTCGTTGGTCAGCGACGTGTTCGAGTCCGTCGTGGCAGCGATGTATTTGGACGGCGGCGACGAAATCGTACGTCAACGTTTGAAAGAATGGTTGGCCGACGAAGTGGCCACTGCGGTCGAAACGCAAGGGTCCAACAACTTCAAATCAACGCTACAGCAATACGCTCAACGGGACTTGGCCAGTACTCCGGTGTATCGGCTTGTCAGCGAGTCCGGTCCGGATCACCGCAAGGCGTTCTTGATTTCCGCGGTGATCGCAGAGCGTCAATTTCCGGCTGCCTGGGGCAGCAACAAAAAGGACGCCGAACAGCACGCCGCTTCGAACGCGCTGGCAGAATTGCACGGGTTGCCACTGCCGTTTCCAGACACCGATTCGTAA
- a CDS encoding adenosine kinase — translation MTDFDVFGVGNALVDIQATVEDAVLTELVLDKGIMTLVDDARQREVLAKLDGRPLNRCAGGSAANTIVAVAEFGGKSAFVGKIGNDDVGKFFLKDMQDLGISIDVEPAGEPTGTCAVLITEDAQRTMLTNLGASVTLTEHDIDEEMIKRSKYIYVEGYLFTGENTKAAAYRAMDLAQKHGIKIAFTASDPFLINMMRDEIWELITGPVDLLFCNEEEAKSLTGESDAIACAKMIHDHAENVALTLGEKGSIVMHGGEAFPIEGVQVKAIDTTGAGDMYAGALLYGITNGMSWRQAGHLASEASARVVSQLGARLERKFTKAEIEALSSLS, via the coding sequence ATGACTGATTTTGACGTTTTCGGCGTTGGCAACGCCCTGGTCGACATTCAAGCCACCGTCGAAGACGCCGTGCTCACCGAGTTGGTTTTGGATAAAGGCATCATGACGCTGGTCGATGACGCCCGCCAACGAGAAGTACTGGCCAAGTTGGACGGCCGCCCACTGAACCGATGTGCAGGGGGTTCCGCGGCCAACACGATCGTCGCGGTTGCCGAATTCGGTGGCAAGTCGGCGTTCGTCGGCAAGATCGGCAACGACGACGTCGGCAAGTTCTTTTTGAAAGACATGCAGGATCTGGGGATCTCGATCGATGTCGAACCGGCCGGCGAACCAACCGGCACGTGCGCGGTGCTGATCACCGAAGATGCCCAACGAACGATGCTGACCAACTTGGGCGCGTCGGTAACATTGACCGAGCATGACATCGACGAGGAAATGATCAAACGATCCAAGTACATCTATGTCGAAGGCTATCTGTTCACCGGCGAGAACACCAAGGCAGCGGCCTATCGCGCAATGGATTTGGCGCAAAAGCACGGCATCAAGATCGCTTTCACGGCGTCGGATCCGTTCTTGATCAACATGATGCGCGATGAGATTTGGGAACTGATCACCGGCCCAGTCGATCTGCTGTTTTGCAACGAAGAAGAAGCGAAGAGCTTGACCGGTGAATCCGATGCGATCGCTTGCGCCAAGATGATTCACGACCATGCCGAAAATGTGGCGCTAACGCTTGGCGAGAAAGGGTCGATCGTGATGCACGGCGGTGAAGCGTTTCCGATCGAAGGCGTGCAAGTGAAAGCCATCGACACGACCGGAGCCGGTGACATGTATGCCGGCGCGTTGCTGTACGGCATCACCAACGGCATGTCTTGGCGCCAAGCCGGCCACCTGGCCAGCGAAGCATCCGCCCGCGTTGTTTCTCAACTGGGTGCTCGTCTAGAACGCAAATTCACCAAGGCTGAAATCGAAGCCCTGTCGAGTTTGTCGTAG
- a CDS encoding alkaline phosphatase: protein MLRSLLTVFLTTSLCVSVLRGQEKPDLAKPAAAKSDLLREMQSDAVREQKTDWGHWGNQPDRFSTWLNHSNRLIPVYTFGITLDSLRAQGSAYADADRLKKIYGSVPEETVNPTATYFDQTDIYQLQKTAIDAGFTNIIMIVFDGMDWQTTRAAALYHEHRNSYTSGRGTGLSILDDRSMPTDFGLIVTSARSAGAKYDVDAQTLVGGEKKTTGGFDPHRGGDAPWNEKPGLAYLMGLDRERPHTVTDSASSATSLFSGIKTYNGSINFAADGTQVEPIARVLQRDEDYMVGVVTSVPVSHATPAAAYANNVTRKDYQDIARDMIGLPSSSHRTDPLPGVDVLIGGGWGDGTDKDAAQGENFLSGNIYLHDDDLRRVDVENGGKYVVAKRTSGVPGRQRLMAAAQRAVNDQSRLLGYYGVKGGHLPFQTADGNFDPTFDAKGTEKYSPADIEENPTLAEMTEAALLVLEQAIDGFWLLIEAGDVDWANHANNLDNSIGAVYSGDAAFRSVMNWIDENNAADFTAVIVTSDHGHYLVIDDIDRIIEAGVTVSENE, encoded by the coding sequence ATGCTCCGATCACTCTTGACGGTTTTTCTGACGACATCGCTTTGCGTTTCGGTCTTGCGTGGGCAAGAGAAACCGGACTTAGCGAAACCTGCAGCCGCGAAAAGCGACTTGCTTCGCGAGATGCAATCGGATGCCGTCCGAGAACAAAAAACAGATTGGGGTCACTGGGGCAATCAACCCGACCGATTCAGCACGTGGCTCAACCACAGCAACCGGCTGATTCCAGTTTATACGTTCGGTATCACGCTGGATTCCCTTCGCGCTCAAGGAAGCGCCTACGCCGATGCGGATCGTTTGAAGAAAATTTATGGATCGGTCCCTGAGGAAACCGTCAATCCGACGGCGACCTACTTTGACCAAACGGATATCTATCAACTGCAAAAGACAGCGATCGATGCTGGCTTTACCAACATTATCATGATTGTCTTTGACGGCATGGACTGGCAAACGACTCGCGCCGCGGCGCTCTATCACGAACATCGCAATAGTTACACCAGCGGACGTGGTACCGGACTTTCGATTCTGGATGACCGATCGATGCCAACAGATTTTGGCTTGATCGTCACCAGTGCCCGATCGGCAGGGGCGAAGTACGACGTGGATGCACAGACTCTGGTCGGTGGTGAAAAGAAGACAACGGGCGGATTCGATCCCCATCGCGGCGGCGACGCACCTTGGAACGAGAAACCGGGACTCGCGTACTTGATGGGACTCGATCGCGAGCGCCCCCATACCGTCACTGATTCGGCATCGTCGGCGACCAGCCTGTTCAGCGGCATCAAGACTTACAACGGTTCCATCAATTTTGCTGCCGACGGGACTCAAGTCGAACCGATCGCCCGTGTGCTGCAACGTGACGAGGACTATATGGTTGGCGTCGTGACCAGCGTGCCGGTCAGCCATGCGACACCGGCCGCCGCTTACGCCAACAACGTGACTCGCAAAGACTATCAAGACATCGCGCGTGACATGATCGGACTGCCGTCGTCGTCGCATCGTACCGATCCGCTGCCTGGCGTCGACGTGTTGATCGGCGGCGGCTGGGGCGACGGAACCGACAAAGACGCCGCGCAGGGCGAGAACTTCTTGTCCGGCAACATTTACCTGCACGATGACGACCTTCGCCGCGTCGATGTCGAAAACGGCGGCAAGTATGTCGTCGCGAAGCGAACGAGCGGCGTGCCGGGCCGTCAACGTTTGATGGCCGCCGCCCAACGAGCGGTCAATGACCAGTCTCGATTGCTGGGCTACTATGGCGTCAAAGGCGGGCACCTGCCGTTTCAAACCGCCGATGGGAATTTTGATCCGACGTTCGACGCCAAAGGCACCGAGAAGTATTCCCCCGCCGACATCGAAGAGAACCCGACGCTTGCCGAGATGACGGAAGCAGCGCTCTTGGTCCTAGAACAAGCGATTGACGGTTTTTGGTTGTTGATCGAAGCGGGCGACGTCGACTGGGCGAATCACGCCAACAACTTGGACAACAGTATCGGTGCCGTCTACAGCGGCGATGCGGCGTTTCGATCTGTCATGAATTGGATCGACGAAAACAATGCGGCCGATTTTACGGCCGTCATCGTCACTTCCGATCACGGCCACTATTTGGTGATCGACGACATCGACCGGATCATCGAAGCTGGGGTGACGGTTTCTGAAAACGAATAG
- a CDS encoding RNA-binding S4 domain-containing protein, translated as MSTDDIPVIRLDDFLKFVGFVGTGGEAKVRIQAGEAKVNGEIETRRRKQLSLGDVVEFDGETIVVEPMV; from the coding sequence ATGTCGACTGACGATATCCCCGTCATCCGTTTGGACGATTTTTTGAAGTTTGTCGGATTCGTCGGTACGGGTGGCGAAGCGAAAGTGCGGATCCAAGCCGGCGAGGCGAAAGTGAATGGAGAAATCGAAACCCGCCGCCGGAAGCAATTGTCGCTCGGTGATGTCGTGGAGTTCGACGGGGAAACGATCGTCGTCGAACCGATGGTTTGA